A genome region from Eurosta solidaginis isolate ZX-2024a chromosome 2, ASM4086904v1, whole genome shotgun sequence includes the following:
- the LOC137239913 gene encoding LOW QUALITY PROTEIN: uncharacterized protein (The sequence of the model RefSeq protein was modified relative to this genomic sequence to represent the inferred CDS: inserted 1 base in 1 codon; substituted 1 base at 1 genomic stop codon) yields the protein MNACAALCKYSSANKGNQTAIIILIDGGHAKRDRDAGYCINEIVLGILIMRKHFKRVLCVDLDAHNGDGSQQAFSVTKRVFIFSMYRYECGFYPGTDGSEGYAANFPLRGGIFAGAINSLIWIYCVSVSELCKRTSGYQLNEGNGNEETISTATTTNIDSINDSFGCGSRSDIAEHVRKFGFTSQYIHGNTCSRTGXVGNKIPEXLTSSYSSYTWPSAPIFAWFLWERRQNLVGKSIVELGAGRALPGILAAKRGARVIHSDNWILPKSLAHIRRSCLANNLVPDKDIEVVGLCWGLLLNSVFNLGPFDLII from the exons ATGAACGCTTGTGCAGCGTTGTGCAAATATAGTTCGGCAAATAAAGGCAATCAAACTGCGATTATAATTTTGATAGATGGTGGTCATGCGAAACGTGATCGTGACGCTGGCTATTGTATAAATGAGATTGTGTTGGGTATACTTATAATGCGCAAGCATTTCAAGCGTGTGCTCTGTGTTGATTTGGATGCGCATAATGGTGATGGTTCGCAGCAAGCATTTTCGGTCACAAAACGAGTATTCATATTTTCCATGTATCGTTATGAATGTGGCTTTTATCCGGGGACTGATGGAAGTGAAGGCTATGCAGCGAATTTCCCTCTTCGTGGTGGTATTTTTGCCGGAGCGAT TAACTCCCTAATTTGGATATATTGCGTTTCTGTTAGCGAATTATGCAAAAGGACTAGTGGATATCAATTGAATGAGGGAAACGGTAATGAGGAAACCatctcaacagcaacaacaacaaatatcgaTTCAATAAACGATAGCTTTGGTTGTGGCAGCCGCAGCGATATTGCGGAGCATGTTAGAAAATTTGGTTTTACAAGTCAATACATACACGGAAACACTTGCAGCAGAACTGGATAAGTTGGCAACAAAATACCAG CCCTTACAAGCAGTTATTCTTCCTATACTTGGCCAAGTGCACCTATTTTTGCTTGGTTTTTGTGGGAGCGGCGACAAAATTTAGTTGGCAAAAGTATAGTCGAATTGGGCGCCGGTAGAGCACTTCCTGGCATATTAGCAGCTAAGCGTGGAGCACGTGTTATACACAGCGATAATTGGATACTTCCAAAGTCGCTGGCGCACATACGTAGATCTTGTTTGGCAAATAATTTAGTTCCGGACAAAGATATCGAAGTTGTCGGTCTTTGTTGGGGATTGCTATTGAATAGTGTTTTCAATTTAGGTCCTTTTGATTTGATAATATAA